The stretch of DNA TCGGGACACCGATTGGTAATTTAGATGATATGACATTTCGCGCGATACAAACATTGCAACAAGTCGATTTGATTGCATGTGAAGATACACGTGTGACGAAAAAATTATGCCATCATTTTGAGATTACGACCCCTTTAAAATCGTATCATGAGCATAATAAGCAACAGGAAACGGAAAATCTTATCGACATGCTTGTAAGGGGACAAAATATTGCATTAGTTTCAGACGCGGGGTTGCCTTTAATTTCAGATCCTGGCTATGAATTGGTCGTTCGCGCACGTGAACAAGGTGTGGCGGTCGTTCCGATTCCAGGTGCTAATGCCGGATTGACGGCTTTAATGGCAAGTGGCTTGCCTTCATTTACATATACCTTTTTAGGTTTTTTACCACGCAAGTCGCGAGAAAAAGTACCATTGCTCGAAACGAGAATGTATCAAGAGAGCACATTGTTGCTATATGAATCACCGCATCGTGTGGCAGATACGCTTGAAGCCATTGCCAAAGTAGATGCGGAACGCCGTGTGACGCTAGGGCGTGAGTTGACGAAAAAATTTGAACAGATTGTCACGGGTAAGGTCGCTAGTTTGATAGATCAACTCGGTGAGACACTGCCTTTACGCGGAGAATTTGTTATTGTTATCGAAGGCGCCGCACCTAAAGCAACGACAGCTTGGTTCGAAGGTATGAGTGTCGCCGCACATGTCCGTCATTATATTGAGCAAGATATGAAACCAAAAGCGGCTATTAAAAAAGTTGCGCAAGAGCGTGAGATATCCAGCAAGACAGTTTATCGTATTTTTCATGAGATTGATTAGGCTCGAGCGGTTGAGGGCTCGAAATTGTAACATTGAAAATCGAATGGATTTTAGATATATTAGATAAGATAAGAATTGAGGAGGAGCGCTGATGGTGAAAGATACATTTTATATTACGACACCCATATACTACCCAAGTGGTCATTTACATATTGGACACGCATATTCAACAGTTGC from Staphylococcus lutrae encodes:
- the rsmI gene encoding 16S rRNA (cytidine(1402)-2'-O)-methyltransferase; amino-acid sequence: MGHLYLVGTPIGNLDDMTFRAIQTLQQVDLIACEDTRVTKKLCHHFEITTPLKSYHEHNKQQETENLIDMLVRGQNIALVSDAGLPLISDPGYELVVRAREQGVAVVPIPGANAGLTALMASGLPSFTYTFLGFLPRKSREKVPLLETRMYQESTLLLYESPHRVADTLEAIAKVDAERRVTLGRELTKKFEQIVTGKVASLIDQLGETLPLRGEFVIVIEGAAPKATTAWFEGMSVAAHVRHYIEQDMKPKAAIKKVAQEREISSKTVYRIFHEID